The proteins below come from a single Priestia megaterium NBRC 15308 = ATCC 14581 genomic window:
- a CDS encoding AbrB/MazE/SpoVT family DNA-binding domain-containing protein has protein sequence MKSTGIVRKVDELGRVVIPVELRKVLAIKEKDPIEIFVDGNQIILKKYMSYNECIVTGDITPQNREYAKGLVLSPRGAEILKNEIEFKFNIKA, from the coding sequence ATGAAATCAACAGGTATTGTACGAAAAGTAGATGAATTAGGTAGAGTTGTTATTCCAGTTGAGCTAAGAAAGGTTCTTGCTATTAAAGAAAAAGACCCTATCGAGATCTTTGTTGATGGGAATCAAATTATTTTAAAGAAATACATGTCTTATAACGAATGTATAGTAACAGGTGACATCACTCCTCAAAATAGGGAATATGCAAAAGGTTTAGTGCTAAGTCCAAGAGGGGCGGAAATTTTAAAGAATGAAATAGAGTTTAAGTTCAATATAAAAGCTTAA